The Gadus macrocephalus chromosome 13, ASM3116895v1 genome includes a window with the following:
- the LOC132470332 gene encoding parapinopsin-like: MRSSPPNASRFGDPQLTDGVYLTLSAIMALVTAPSLVLNATVVIVTLRHKKLRLPLNIALVNMAVADLGAALTGGVLGVVYNAWPGHPPLGRTACVVEGFAVSVFGITSLCTVALIAMERMFVVCKPLGQFNFQMKHAAVGVALSWLWSLGWNLPPLFGWGRYELEGVGTSCAPDWHSRDPSTVSYILCYLCLCFAMPFALILASYGKLLWTLHQVSRKVCLEGGASARAEAKVARMVVLMVVCFLTGWLPYAGMAMVVVYSPDVHISPLVATLPVYLAKSSTLFNPLVYIFLNKQFRQYAVPFLLCGRQPWVEEEDVSETQTMVE; encoded by the exons ATGCGCTCCTCGCCCCCCAACGCCTCCCGCTTCGGGGACCCCCAGCTGACGGACGGCGTGTACCTCACGCTGTCCGCCATCATGGCGCTGGTCACCGCGCCGTCCCTCGTGCTCAACGCCACGGTGGTCATAGTGACGCTGCGGCACAAGAAGCTGCGCCTGCCGCTCAACATCGCGCTCGTCAACATGGCGGTGGCCGACCTGGGCGCCGCCCTGACCGGGGGGGTCCTCGGCGTGGTGTACAACGCCTGGCCCGGACACCCCCCGCTGGGCAGGACGGcctgcgtggtggagggcttcgCGGTGTCCGTGTTCG GCATCACGTCCCTGTGCACGGTGGCCCTGATTGCCATGGAGAGGATGTTTGTGGTCTGCAAGCCCCTGGGCCAGTTCAACTTCCAGATGAAGCACGCCGCGGTCGGTGTGGCTCTGTCCTGGCTCTGGTCGCTGGGCTGGAACCTGCCCCCCCTCTTCGGCTGGGGCCGCTACGAGCTGGAGGGCGTGGGGACGTCCTGCGCCCCAGACTGGCACAGCCGGGACCCCAGCACCGTCTCCTACATCCTGTGCTACCTGTGCCTGTGCTTCGCCATGCCCTTTGCCCTCATACTGGCGTCCTATGGGAAGCTGCTGTGGACGTTGCACCAG GTGTCCAGGAAGgtgtgtctggagggaggggcCTCAGCACGGGCGGAGGCGAAGGTGGCGCGCATGGTGGTTCTCATGGTGGTGTGCTTCCTCACGGGCTGGCTTCCTTACGCCGGCATGGCCATGGTCGTGGTGTACAGCCCCGATGTCCACATCTCTCCGCTGGTGGCCACGCTGCCCGTGTACCTCGCCAAGAGCAGCACTCTTTTCAACCCCCTTGTATACATCTTCCTCAATAAACAG TTCCGACAGTATGCGGTGCCCTTCCTGCTGTGTGGGAGGCAACCCTGGGTTGAAGAGGAGGACGTATCAGAGACACAGACCATGGTGGAGTGA